From the genome of Pueribacillus theae, one region includes:
- a CDS encoding DeoR/GlpR family DNA-binding transcription regulator, whose translation MSLSFEERKPVIVKFLDREGKVHVSSLAEKLEVSGETIRRDLERLEKEGVLKKVYGGAVKTKFNSRELPFDQKASLNEKEKRAICKAAAALVEDGESIMVGHGTTPLEIARFLKGKNNITLITHSAPVFLMAKEVFDGRIIFIGGEYERSQKLTSGPLTERTLEQLKANKAFIAAGGLSTIDGITDYDLHGASISRKMIERADEAIILADHTKFGKTTFAHVCSLTEASMIITDKNCPTEWRNILAEREVELFIADDV comes from the coding sequence ATGTCGCTATCCTTTGAAGAACGAAAACCAGTCATTGTGAAATTTCTAGACAGGGAAGGTAAAGTACACGTAAGTTCGTTGGCGGAAAAGCTTGAAGTCTCAGGTGAAACGATACGGCGTGATCTTGAAAGGCTTGAAAAAGAAGGTGTATTGAAAAAAGTTTACGGCGGTGCTGTAAAAACAAAATTTAACTCCCGAGAACTTCCTTTTGACCAGAAAGCATCATTAAATGAAAAGGAAAAACGGGCGATTTGCAAGGCGGCTGCCGCTCTTGTCGAAGATGGCGAAAGCATTATGGTTGGGCACGGCACGACTCCATTGGAAATTGCCCGGTTTCTCAAAGGGAAAAATAATATTACGCTCATTACACATTCGGCGCCGGTTTTTCTCATGGCAAAGGAAGTATTTGACGGCCGTATTATTTTTATCGGCGGAGAATATGAACGCAGCCAGAAATTAACGAGCGGTCCGCTTACAGAAAGAACACTTGAGCAGTTGAAAGCGAACAAAGCATTTATCGCGGCAGGTGGATTGTCTACCATCGATGGGATTACCGATTATGATTTACACGGTGCAAGCATTTCCCGAAAAATGATAGAGCGCGCAGATGAAGCGATTATTCTTGCCGATCATACGAAATTTGGCAAAACGACATTTGCGCATGTCTGCTCACTAACCGAAGCATCGATGATTATCACGGATAAAAATTGTCCAACGGAATGGAGAAATATTTTAGCGGAAAGGGAAGTTGAACTTTTCATTGCGGATGATGTTTAA
- a CDS encoding phosphotransferase enzyme family protein, translating to MSMNGAEAWQAHVNKFNRVAAKAKESFSVLTSSTIKLLNYSENATYLATNEEKQEKYILRVCRPNYHTKSEIESEMAWIKSIHESSPIEVSLPIVGDNGEYIQKVKLEDGPQEYCCSLFTFLKGEAPDENKESELIRQFENLGEITAQLHEHSIKNHQTFSSFKRLTWDYETILGENPKWARWQDGLGMTPERKKLFQRVSETIKHRLDKFGKGPTRFGLIHGDLRLANLLVDGEHIKVIDFDDCGFGWYLFDLGTSLSFIEHKHYVPSLIDAWLKGYRKVRHLSKEEEQEIPTFIMMRRLMLISWVGSRENETTKELGSEYTIQTDPLAEKYLEDFEHSNVN from the coding sequence ATGAGCATGAACGGTGCGGAGGCTTGGCAGGCACATGTAAATAAGTTTAACCGTGTGGCGGCTAAAGCAAAAGAATCCTTTTCCGTGTTAACCTCTTCGACAATTAAGCTATTAAACTATTCGGAAAATGCCACATACCTAGCAACGAACGAGGAGAAACAAGAGAAATATATTTTGCGAGTATGCAGGCCAAACTACCACACGAAATCTGAAATCGAAAGTGAAATGGCTTGGATAAAATCGATACACGAAAGTTCCCCTATAGAGGTATCACTTCCAATAGTAGGGGATAACGGCGAATATATTCAAAAAGTGAAACTTGAAGATGGCCCGCAGGAGTATTGTTGTTCATTGTTTACTTTTTTAAAAGGGGAAGCCCCTGATGAAAATAAAGAGAGTGAACTCATTCGCCAGTTTGAAAATCTTGGAGAAATTACAGCACAGCTGCACGAACACAGTATCAAAAATCATCAAACCTTTTCTTCGTTCAAGCGGCTGACATGGGACTATGAAACGATACTTGGAGAAAACCCGAAATGGGCAAGGTGGCAAGATGGATTAGGAATGACACCGGAAAGAAAAAAATTGTTTCAAAGAGTATCAGAAACGATTAAACATCGGTTGGATAAATTCGGAAAGGGGCCTACTCGTTTCGGTTTAATCCATGGCGATTTGCGTCTTGCAAATCTACTCGTAGACGGTGAACATATCAAAGTCATTGATTTTGATGATTGTGGATTTGGTTGGTATCTTTTTGATTTGGGGACTTCGTTAAGTTTTATAGAGCATAAGCATTATGTTCCGTCATTAATTGATGCCTGGCTGAAAGGGTACCGCAAAGTTCGCCACCTTTCGAAAGAGGAGGAGCAAGAAATCCCCACTTTTATTATGATGCGCCGGCTGATGCTCATTTCTTGGGTCGGCAGCCGGGAGAATGAAACGACGAAAGAATTGGGAAGTGAGTATACGATACAAACCGATCCTTTGGCGGAAAAGTATTTGGAAGATTTTGAACACTCAAATGTCAATTGA
- a CDS encoding class-III pyridoxal-phosphate-dependent aminotransferase: MLNETKQSVLEKSMAWWNPGKTKQWQIDGVDLVIGKREGYYLYDMNGKELMDVHLNGGTYNLGHRNPEIISTLTRAMEEFDIGNHHFPSIARAKLAEQFSLCTPENLKYSIFSSGGGEAIDVAVKSARYATKRRKVISIEYAYHGHTGLAVSLGNERYSKPFLSEGNPDEFIHVPFNNLDAMEAALSSRDAACVIVETIPATYGFPLSKPGYLSSVKQMCERYGSLYIADEVQTGLMRTGKLWGFEHYGIEPDIFVTSKGLSGGIYPIGATIVNEKAGHWMNEDGFAHISTFGGAELGCIVAMKVLEISQRKEVVENVDYVARYLRSGLETIKTQYPDFFAGIRQLGVVMGLEFSHPEGAKHVMRTLYDNGVWAIYSMLDPKVLQFKPGLLLDKDYCDELLSRCELSIKQAAKNVFHHV, translated from the coding sequence ATGCTAAATGAAACGAAACAGTCAGTCCTTGAAAAATCAATGGCATGGTGGAACCCGGGAAAGACAAAACAATGGCAAATTGACGGAGTAGACCTAGTTATAGGGAAACGCGAAGGCTATTATTTGTATGATATGAACGGAAAAGAGCTTATGGACGTCCATTTAAATGGCGGAACATACAATTTGGGCCACCGCAATCCGGAAATTATCTCAACATTGACAAGGGCGATGGAGGAGTTCGACATTGGCAACCATCATTTTCCTTCGATCGCACGGGCAAAGCTTGCTGAACAATTTTCCCTATGTACTCCCGAAAACTTAAAGTATTCCATTTTTTCAAGCGGGGGAGGGGAAGCGATCGATGTTGCGGTAAAATCTGCCCGGTACGCGACGAAGCGCAGAAAAGTAATTTCGATTGAATATGCCTATCATGGCCATACAGGGCTTGCTGTTTCCCTCGGAAACGAGCGGTATTCGAAGCCTTTTCTCAGTGAAGGCAATCCGGATGAATTTATCCATGTTCCGTTTAACAACTTGGATGCGATGGAAGCGGCACTTTCTTCAAGGGATGCTGCCTGCGTCATCGTTGAAACTATCCCAGCAACTTACGGATTTCCGCTTTCAAAGCCCGGGTATCTTTCGTCAGTAAAACAAATGTGCGAAAGATATGGTTCCCTGTATATTGCAGATGAGGTGCAAACCGGCTTGATGCGTACAGGAAAACTGTGGGGATTCGAGCATTACGGCATTGAACCGGATATTTTTGTTACATCAAAAGGTTTGAGCGGCGGCATTTATCCAATTGGGGCTACAATCGTTAACGAAAAAGCGGGCCATTGGATGAATGAAGATGGATTTGCGCACATTTCCACCTTCGGAGGGGCGGAATTAGGCTGCATTGTTGCGATGAAAGTTTTGGAAATTTCACAGCGAAAAGAAGTCGTAGAGAATGTAGATTATGTCGCAAGATATTTGCGTTCAGGGCTTGAAACGATCAAAACGCAATACCCGGACTTTTTTGCCGGCATCCGGCAGTTGGGTGTTGTGATGGGGCTTGAATTCAGCCATCCTGAGGGAGCGAAGCACGTCATGCGTACGCTATATGACAATGGGGTGTGGGCAATTTATTCCATGCTTGATCCTAAAGTCCTTCAATTTAAACCGGGGCTCCTTTTAGACAAAGATTACTGTGATGAACTGTTGTCGCGGTGTGAGTTAAGCATTAAACAAGCGGCAAAAAATGTATTCCACCACGTTTAG
- the fabG gene encoding 3-oxoacyl-ACP reductase FabG — protein MMFSSFHGKTVVVTGGSKGIGKGIAQVFGKYGANVAIVARNLANAEAAAAEIESSGGRAKAFSADVSDRKEVESMVKEVVKEYDGIDILCANAGIFPNASIEVMTDEDWNQVMDTNIKSTFLTVQACLPHLKKAEYGRIILTSSITGPVVGYAGWTHYAASKAAQLGYMRSAALEMAKDNITINAVLPGNILTEGLEGMGEDYLRDMTTAIPLKKLGQVEDIGYAALFFASKEASFITGQLLIVDGGQTVPEDLSASEV, from the coding sequence ATGATGTTCAGTTCTTTTCATGGGAAAACCGTTGTTGTTACCGGCGGCAGCAAAGGGATAGGGAAAGGAATTGCGCAAGTTTTTGGAAAATACGGCGCAAATGTAGCTATTGTCGCAAGAAACCTCGCGAATGCAGAAGCGGCTGCTGCTGAAATAGAAAGCAGCGGCGGGCGAGCCAAAGCTTTTTCTGCCGATGTGTCGGATCGCAAGGAAGTTGAATCTATGGTTAAAGAAGTGGTGAAAGAATACGACGGCATCGACATTTTATGTGCAAATGCCGGAATTTTTCCGAATGCAAGCATTGAAGTAATGACAGATGAAGATTGGAATCAAGTGATGGATACAAATATTAAAAGTACATTTCTCACCGTCCAAGCATGCCTGCCGCATTTGAAGAAAGCAGAATATGGCCGCATCATTTTAACCTCATCGATTACCGGGCCTGTAGTTGGCTATGCAGGCTGGACACATTATGCGGCGAGTAAAGCGGCACAGTTAGGCTATATGCGTTCAGCGGCGTTGGAGATGGCGAAAGACAATATTACGATTAATGCCGTATTGCCAGGAAATATATTGACGGAAGGCTTGGAAGGAATGGGTGAAGATTATTTAAGAGACATGACGACAGCCATTCCATTGAAGAAATTAGGGCAAGTCGAAGATATCGGATATGCGGCACTTTTCTTTGCATCTAAAGAAGCGAGCTTTATTACGGGCCAGTTACTTATCGTTGATGGCGGCCAAACGGTGCCTGAAGACTTAAGCGCTTCTGAAGTCTAA
- a CDS encoding Zn-dependent alcohol dehydrogenase, producing the protein MKAAVLHNYGQELKIEDVELEEPRKGEVRVKMKAAGICHSDLHVIDAHLPLPVPIVLGHEGSGIVDAVGEGVASVKVGDHVALNWVPSCSKCYYCKIGRPDMCDEASKISLMGTMLDGTTRFSVDGKAIHQFPLTGTFSEYTVVPESAAIPIRKDVPFELAALVGCCVITGVGAVVNTAKVKAGSTVAVIGAGGVGFNAIQGAALCGAKQIIAIDIIPEKLEMTRQFGATHTINASEKNVVSAVLDVTDGLGVDYAFEVIGRPETMAQAYNITRKTGMTVIVGLPAPNENVTINAFSLPSQTKTLTGSWLGQGNPSVDYPKLLDLNAAGKLKLEPLVSKIYSLEQINEGFDDLKAGKNIRGVIRFD; encoded by the coding sequence TATGCCACAGTGATTTGCACGTCATTGATGCACATTTGCCATTGCCGGTTCCAATCGTACTTGGCCACGAAGGTTCAGGTATTGTTGATGCCGTCGGAGAAGGTGTGGCCAGTGTAAAAGTAGGGGATCATGTTGCACTGAACTGGGTCCCTTCATGTTCAAAATGTTATTATTGCAAAATTGGCCGTCCGGATATGTGCGATGAGGCTTCAAAAATTTCGTTGATGGGAACGATGCTTGACGGGACAACACGATTCTCCGTTGATGGGAAAGCAATTCATCAATTTCCGTTGACAGGAACGTTTAGCGAGTATACGGTCGTCCCCGAAAGCGCTGCCATTCCGATTCGAAAAGATGTTCCTTTTGAATTGGCAGCGCTTGTTGGCTGTTGTGTCATTACTGGCGTTGGCGCAGTGGTGAATACTGCAAAAGTAAAAGCAGGAAGCACAGTTGCGGTTATTGGTGCAGGGGGAGTGGGCTTTAATGCCATTCAAGGGGCAGCTTTATGTGGCGCGAAACAGATTATCGCCATCGACATTATCCCAGAGAAGTTAGAAATGACAAGACAGTTTGGTGCCACACATACCATTAATGCCAGTGAAAAAAATGTCGTTAGCGCGGTACTTGATGTAACCGATGGGCTGGGTGTCGACTATGCATTCGAAGTGATCGGCAGGCCTGAGACGATGGCACAGGCCTACAATATTACAAGAAAGACAGGCATGACAGTGATTGTTGGGCTTCCTGCCCCTAATGAAAATGTAACGATCAATGCATTTTCACTTCCTTCGCAAACCAAAACTTTGACTGGATCGTGGCTGGGACAAGGCAATCCATCTGTGGACTATCCGAAATTGCTTGATTTGAATGCGGCAGGAAAACTGAAGCTTGAACCTCTTGTAAGCAAAATCTATTCTTTAGAACAAATCAACGAAGGCTTTGATGATTTGAAGGCTGGAAAGAATATCCGTGGTGTGATTCGATTCGATTAA
- a CDS encoding aldehyde dehydrogenase family protein, with protein MVISMETKEAELFIGGQWKASASGETFEVIDPATGEVTAKVAKANEQDVEEAVQIGLKTFHENRWLSMPALERGRILHKIGELIRKNNFELAKIMTRENGMPQNMALFVEIPMAADCFDFFASLVVQPKGEMVPFSLTGAPPNHMAWTMKEPIGIAGLITPWNFPLIMPAWKLAPALAAGCPAILKPAPETPLTALKLAELCKEAGVPDGMLHVLTGTDEAGKAIVRHPDIPKIAFTGETSTGRKVLESAAANIKRVSLELGGKSPNIIFEDADIEHAAKSALFGIFYNSGQVCQAGSRILVHESIYESFTEQLVTKAKKLKVGPGSISRNDLGPVISKEQHEKILQYIETGKKEGARLLAGGRVPDGAREGYFIEPTVFADVDQSMCIAREEIFGPVVSVIPFKDDDEAVQIANDTIYGLAAAVWTRDIKRGLRMAQRVKSGTLWINTYQVLSPTAPFGGYKQSGLGREMGIHALDSYLETKTVICDLNDRPMTLF; from the coding sequence ATGGTGATTTCAATGGAAACAAAAGAAGCAGAGTTGTTTATCGGAGGCCAATGGAAGGCCTCTGCCTCAGGGGAAACATTTGAGGTGATCGATCCTGCGACTGGGGAAGTGACAGCAAAAGTTGCCAAGGCGAATGAGCAAGATGTTGAAGAAGCCGTACAAATCGGTTTAAAGACATTTCATGAGAACCGCTGGCTTTCGATGCCTGCACTTGAACGAGGAAGAATCTTACATAAAATCGGAGAGCTTATTCGAAAAAATAATTTTGAACTCGCAAAAATCATGACACGTGAAAATGGGATGCCGCAAAATATGGCTTTATTTGTAGAAATTCCAATGGCTGCCGATTGCTTTGACTTCTTTGCTTCACTCGTTGTTCAGCCAAAAGGCGAGATGGTGCCATTCTCGTTAACAGGGGCACCGCCAAATCATATGGCATGGACGATGAAAGAGCCAATTGGAATAGCGGGATTAATTACACCATGGAATTTTCCGTTGATTATGCCTGCTTGGAAGCTGGCCCCGGCATTAGCCGCGGGTTGCCCGGCGATTCTAAAGCCTGCACCTGAAACCCCTTTAACAGCACTTAAGTTAGCTGAATTATGTAAAGAAGCGGGTGTACCGGATGGCATGCTTCACGTCCTGACAGGCACAGATGAAGCTGGAAAAGCAATTGTACGCCATCCGGATATCCCGAAAATTGCCTTTACCGGAGAAACGTCTACAGGACGAAAAGTTTTAGAGAGTGCCGCTGCCAACATTAAGAGGGTATCACTTGAACTTGGAGGAAAATCACCAAACATTATTTTTGAAGATGCAGACATTGAACATGCGGCAAAAAGTGCTTTATTCGGTATTTTTTACAACTCTGGGCAAGTCTGCCAAGCCGGAAGCCGAATTCTCGTTCATGAATCAATCTATGAATCTTTTACGGAACAATTAGTAACAAAGGCAAAAAAATTAAAAGTGGGACCTGGATCGATTTCAAGAAATGATTTAGGCCCAGTCATTAGCAAAGAACAGCACGAAAAAATCCTACAATATATTGAAACCGGGAAGAAGGAAGGGGCACGGCTATTGGCCGGTGGCCGTGTTCCCGATGGCGCCAGAGAAGGCTACTTCATTGAACCGACGGTATTTGCAGATGTCGATCAATCCATGTGCATCGCGCGTGAGGAAATTTTCGGTCCAGTCGTCAGCGTGATTCCCTTTAAAGACGATGATGAAGCGGTGCAAATTGCAAACGATACAATCTATGGTTTAGCTGCTGCGGTTTGGACCCGTGACATTAAAAGAGGGCTTCGCATGGCGCAACGAGTGAAGAGTGGGACGCTATGGATTAACACGTACCAAGTACTTTCACCTACCGCTCCTTTTGGAGGATATAAACAGAGCGGTTTGGGCCGTGAAATGGGAATCCATGCGCTTGACAGTTATTTGGAAACAAAAACAGTTATTTGTGACTTGAACGATCGGCCGATGACCCTTTTTTAA